The Leifsonia poae region GCGCTGAGCGCGCGCTCGCCCTGTTCGACCTTGACATCACGACCGAGGCCGAACATCTGACCGCTGGCCGCGGGTTCAAGGTCATGATGGGGGAGGTCGGCAAGGGCATCTACTGGGACAACGGGTCCAAGTTCCTCGTGCTCAAGCCGTCGTCCGACGCCTACCGGGGCGAAGCGGGTGACATCTCGTGGTTGGACGAAGCCCAGGAACTCGACCCCGAGGAGGGAGCCGACCTGCTCGCCGGTCTCGCCCCGCTCCAGGACACCAAGGAGAACGCGGCCACCGTGATCAGCGGCACGGCCGGCGAGGCACGCGTTGGCCCGTTCTGGGAGGTCGTCGCCAAGCTCCGGGCCGGTGACCCAGATGTCGGTGGTGTGGACTACTGCGCATCCGACTCCACACCCTGGGAAATCATCGAGGACGAAGACCAAGCGATCGCACTGCTAGTGACTCTGCACCCGGGCATTGGGACGCTCACGACCGAGGAGAAGATGCGGAAGAACTGGCGCAAGCTCGACAAGCCCAAGTGGGCGCGCGAATATCTGTCACTCTGGCCGGAGTCGTTTGGGACCACCGCCGTCAACGCTCTGCTGTGGGAAGACGCAGCCCTGGCCCGCAAGAAGGCGAAGCCCGACCGTGTTGCGTTCGGGCTCGACATCCGCCCCGGCGGGTTCTCGGCCGCGATCGTCGTCGCCTGGCGCGACTCCCGCGGCGTCGCCTACGTCGAGGTCGTTGAGCACCGGCAAAGTACGTCGTGGATTCCCGAGCGCATGCAGGAGCTGACCCGCACGTATCGCGGCTCAACCATCGCGTTTGATGACATCTCGGAGGGCAAGGCCACCGCCACCGAGGCCGACCGGCTCAGCCCGAAACCACGACTGCGGATGCAGACCTATCGCGAGCACGCCGCCGGATGCGTCCAGTTCCTCCGCGACCTCGAACGCGGCAAGCTCAAACACTCCGGACAGGTCTCCCTAGACACCGCAGTTGCCGTCGCCGTGAAGCGCGACGTGCGCGGATCGCAAGGCGTCTGGATGTGGGGCGCACCCGTCGCCGGCGGCGACATCACCCCGCTCGTCGCCGCGACACGCGCGCTGCGCAATTGGGACCAATATTTCGCGCGAGGAACAGGAAGCACAGGAGTGGTGATCGCAGCATGAGCGTATTCGTGGATGGGTCGATTGAGACATACGTGTATGGATGCGACGAGTGCCCGTGGTGGCGGGGGATCGCGCTCAGTATCGACGCCGCCGACGAGGCCGCAATCCGCCATGAAGAGGCTCAACACGACACGCACAACCGTCGTCGCACCAGGGACGCTCGGATTGCTCGCCTAAAACGAAAACTGGTTCCGACACCGTAAATGTTCCTATGCCTCCCCGAGCATCTAATGCATGGGGTTCCGAAGTCAGATGAAGCTCGCCGCGGCCGGCGCGACCGTCGCCCGCGGCGAGCTTCTGCCGTTCCCGCGCAAGACGACCGCGATTAGCTCTCCGTGGGCGGACAGCTCCAACCTTGTCCCGATGCTCGTCGCGAAAGACGTCTTCGGTGTGGACAGCGCCGCGGTCTCGCGTCTCGAAGCGCTCAAGGTGCCAGTAATCGCGAAAGGCCGTGCGCTCCTGCACAGCCTCATCGCATCGAACCCGCTCGTCGCCCTCAACGCTGAAGGCAAGCTCCCCGACGAGAAGCAGCCGACCTGGCTGTATCGGTCCGACACGGGCGTGAGCCCGTACCAGCGCACCTGCGCAATCCTCGACGATCACCTGTTCGAGTGGGCGTCGCTGCTCGCCGTAAGCCGCGGCGCCAAGGGCGACATCCTCGATGCTGTGCACGTACCGTTCGAGCGTTGGAGCGTCAACGAGCACAACGCGATCATGGTTGACGGCGAGCTTGCCCGAGACGATCAAGTCTTGCTCATCCCCGGCCCCGGCCCGGGACTCCTCACGATCGCGGACGAAGCTATCCGGGCAGCTCGCGCCACCGAGCAAGCGTGGGTCTCTCGCGTTCGAAACCCGTTCCCAGCGATGGTGCTCCAGGAGACCGCCGACTACGGCATGAATCAGGACGAGGCAAAGCCGTACGTCGAAGCCGTCGCGAAGGCGCGCCGGAATCCCGATAGCGCCGTCATGTTCATCCCTTACACGATGTCGCTCACAGCACACAATGCCGACAAGACCGACCTGTTCGAGAACGGTCGCAACGCGCAGCGCCTCGACTTCGCGAACTACATGAACATGCCGGCATCGGTGCTGGAGGGCTCGCTCTCGACCGCCTCGCTGACCTACTCGACGCAGGACGGCAAATACAACGAGGTTTTCGCCTTCACCATCCCGTACTGGACGCAACCGCTGGAGCAGGCGCTCTCGATGGACAACGTGGTGCCCCGTGGCCAGCGCATCCGGTTCGACCTCACCAACCTTCGACCCGACCAGGCCTCGCCCACTGGCGCGGCAGAACAGGACTAGACCCATGACCACCGAACTTGGCACGTTCTCCGTCAATATCGAGGACCGCACCGTTGAGGGAATCCTTCTCCCGTTCGGCGAGACCTCGCGACTCTCGATGTCGAAGACCGAACCGATCTACTTCTCCGCCGATGCCGTATCGCTCCCGGCCGACGCGTCGGTCGTCACGCTGAACCGCGAGCACGACCAGTTCTCACCCGTTGGCCGGGCCATCGTCCTGGAGAAAAGAGACGAGGGCGTCTACGCCAAGTTCGCCATCGCCCGCACACCCGAAGGTGACGAGTTCCTCACCAAGGAATACCCGGCTGGGAGGTTTAAGAAGCTCTCTGCCGAGATCCTCGGCATCGTCCGCGACACCGCCGATAAGGCCAGAGCCGTTGCCGGCAAGATCACAGGCGCAGCGCTCACCACCGAAGGTGCGTTCGAGTCCGCGGCCCTGTTCTCGGCCGATGGATCGGGGGAGACAGTCAGCTCCTACGAGTCGAAATCGGCTTACGCGGATGGCTCCGAGTACTCGGACAAGACCGAGACGACCGAGGAAGAGGAAGACCTGGGGGATGGGCACAAGCGCATCACCCGCACGACCGTGACCGTCACGGAAGTTAAGC contains the following coding sequences:
- a CDS encoding phage portal protein, coding for MGFRSQMKLAAAGATVARGELLPFPRKTTAISSPWADSSNLVPMLVAKDVFGVDSAAVSRLEALKVPVIAKGRALLHSLIASNPLVALNAEGKLPDEKQPTWLYRSDTGVSPYQRTCAILDDHLFEWASLLAVSRGAKGDILDAVHVPFERWSVNEHNAIMVDGELARDDQVLLIPGPGPGLLTIADEAIRAARATEQAWVSRVRNPFPAMVLQETADYGMNQDEAKPYVEAVAKARRNPDSAVMFIPYTMSLTAHNADKTDLFENGRNAQRLDFANYMNMPASVLEGSLSTASLTYSTQDGKYNEVFAFTIPYWTQPLEQALSMDNVVPRGQRIRFDLTNLRPDQASPTGAAEQD